Genomic window (Macrobrachium rosenbergii isolate ZJJX-2024 chromosome 48, ASM4041242v1, whole genome shotgun sequence):
taaagtcgttttttgttcaaaacttcgcccattcttttatctttttctgtatttcgcatttttctttgttttcctccttcatccccacttactgtatatgtgtttacgaagtgtagattaagcctcattattatattgttagcttcaaccccgttattccagtaaaatacctaggatttaggtaagcaaaatcaggttaaatctcgatgctttgtatgcctcggcgtccgaatgtttggaagaaccgttgcgtttaaaatcaaattcatctcaaatattctttgttaaggttaataacccttaactggcgacctttggctaattaacgtctgtctttgaggttaacttttggcttcaagtggcaggttacgtgtaatcttggtttgcagggccgtaaaaattacgtaaattgaataatacatgatcaaccaagaccctcacacgtaacaatatatatatatatatatatatatatatatatatatatatatatatatatatatatatatatatatatatatatatatatatatatatatatattagtgagcAACATCTGATATTGTCTATTTTTATCGCTCCTACCAGCTACAACATACAACAGGTGACAGATCTGCAGATAGATAATGATTCCTTGCAACGACaggtacaatgagagagagagagagagagagagagagagagagagagagagagaatacgcaaCGGATGGTTCATTTTACGTTGCCAAGCACCCAGTCCCTTCCCTCTCGTTCTTAATAACGTCATGTTGTTACACATCTTAACAGAAGACTGAAGCtttaaaccatttatttatttatttctcccctttatttccttctctctccacCTCAGAAACGACAAAAAAGGTTGACTTACAATCAGGTACATAATCCACTGTGTATATCAATAAAAACTTGTTGGATCTTACAGAAATGCGTCCGTGCCATTCCTTTCCTCACCCGGGAGGGGATCAGTGCGGGTCTTCCGGTTGTGAGCTATGGGTAACCTACTGTCAATTCTACCAAGAAATGGCAGGGGAGAGGATGACATAGTAAAGGGAAGGGGCCTAGCTTGCCCTCTCTTTGCTTGGGACATCCCTCTAGTCAGGTGAATATGTCAGGTGAATGTGCAATCCTTACATCTGGAGGTCACAGATACTTCGGGACATCTCTCCAGTCACAAATAGTTCAGGACATCTCGCAAGTCAGGTGACTGTTCCACACTCATCAGGTCATCAATAGTTCGAGACATCTCGCCAGTCACAAATAGTTCTGGAATCTCTGCAAGCCTggtgacatatataaatatatatatatatatatatatatatatatatatatatatatatatatatataatatattatatatatatattcatataaatattttatacatatatataatatatatgtatatatatgaaattttatcacacactgatttatatgcaatcatgaagctacaaatttcgtttaatacccaattcacgctacttctggaatatcccgatggggaattatcaccgcaggaaatttttgaagagataaatggatcagtaccgccgggtcgatccatttatcataaaaattcccctttggtgataattccccattggggatgtTCTCCTTTAGACTGaaagtggatattaaacgacatatatatatatatatatatatatatatatatatatatatatacattatatatatatatatatatatatatatatatatatatatatatatatatatatatatatatatatatatatatatatatatatatatatatatatatatatatatatatatatatatatatatatatatatatatatatatatatatatatatatatatgtatgtataactgaatcacggggAATAAGGAacgtaataaatacataaataaagataaaatccacgaaggaagtggagtctgctaggtaaaggacAACAGACAGTCGagggcctctgcagcactccagtgtttccctttcctttgtcgattatatatatatatatatatatatatatatatatatatatatatatatatatatatatatatatatatatatatatatatatatatgtgtgtgtgtgtgtgtgtatggttatcctatacaattttgttttgcatttaccTGCTGAAGTTGCAGCCGTTGGTCAACCTGGTAGCACCGACCTTTGAAAacactcctccctctctcctttctctctctctctctctctctctctctctctctctctctctctctctctctctctctctcagtcccagTACCTAACTTAAAATACGGATGTGAAACAAAAGAAACCCATCCTACAAAAATAGCGTTTATTGTGCAGTTTAACAACaagatatgtaaatgaaattatgcatgatAGATAATTAATCGTCTTAAGGTATATCCTAAAAAGCAAACTAAACTATTTCAAGAACAAATAACGTGTGGAATTCTCCCACCTCCCACAAAGTCACAAGGTCTGTTAGTAATAACTATCATAGTCACTTCAGCCTCCTGCCCCCGTTCGATTTCCATAAGGGGCTATAGCTGTGACTATTTATGGTTTCTGCTTTACTCGAAACAGCTAAAAGAACCAAACCATATTCATTAAAATCCAAGGTTCACCCAGTtcataacacaaaaatacatgatataaatgttaaataattgtAAAGAAATAATCACTGCAACATAATCAGGtctgtaaaggttagtaattttctAAGTTTCTACTCACACTTTCAGCAACCAGGAATCCCACTTCCCAAGCAATCAACACATCCTTCCAATCTGTTCTTTCACAAAGGAGTGAATGATCTTTCGCAAGATCCTTTGCACTTAGCGATTTCGTAATGCACGAATGGATTCACATATCTATTTGACACACCCAGAAATACGACCAGAACCAGACCCCAGGCTTCTAGAAAGTTCTATCTAGAACAAGGATGGAAAACTCCACTCAGGGACATGCACAGCATCCGGGTGCTCTTCTAACAATGTTCCGGTCACAGGTTGTCAATGCTGAATTGCATAGAATGAGCCTAACAATGCTGTGACAGGTGCCATCTAATCAAACACCCAAGTTCTTCCACCTGCAAAACTGCTGAATATTGCAAGAGTTCATAGGTTGCAAATACCTCCACACCcatctgacatatatatatatatatatatatatatatatatatatatatatatatatatatatatatatatatatatatatatatatatatatattttttaggctTACTTCTCAGCCTAGATTATGGTAGTGAGGATCCGGGAGGCGTTGTGCTTTTATTGTTCAGGAACAATTTGAAAAGGTTGGTTTACTTAAGGACTTGGGTTCTTGACGTAAACAACAATGTAGAGGGTTTTCTTTATTATCtcccttttaaatataaatgttccaCTTGGGTTTACTTACTGCTTCTTTGGGAAGTTGGCTGGACTCGAGACTGAAATATGCTAAGTCCAAAATTGGACTTGGAAAAACTAAGTTCGAGAGAGCTTGTAAAAATTCTAAGTTCAGTTAACACCTTCACACTCCATGCACATTGTCTGCTCTTACTGTTCTAACTAGCTCTAACTGtcccccttctccttctttctctcttttatggcGTTTGTTTCTGGTGTCCACCGTGACCTTATAATGATGGGGCCAGTAAGAGGGAGATTCACggtattctgatttattgacaaaatctctgaaaggtcaagaactcttgtgaGTGTAAAAGTGGCTATTTgacattagggaaaaacagagggacgtctatatacagtcagatgtgttttctcacacctgaagaatggttaacaattctatatacaatttaggaagagatttaaaatacatatggttggaaagcttgcaatgccttatgTACATTAGTAATTAGAGTtctaacaaggacataaagtatcttctgaaaaatgcataaaagattgtttgaatcaGGAGCACTGGCTCTTTGTTTCCTGAGAGTACTCAgtgcgtcatgtagattttgttttgaagcaagGATGCCATGAGGGTCCCGGCAACAGATCTGGACCTAACAGTACTTCCCccaaattatttaacaaaaaacaaagaaggtTCCCTTTAACAGTCAACTGAAACCAGATTCTCAAAAGTAGGAAGGGTTTGAAACAAAATCTCATAATCGAATTGAAGATTACATTTACAaagaagtattatatatatatatatatatatatacatatatatatatatatatatatatatatatatatatatatatatatatatatatatatataaaactaaactatataagATTTCCAGTCTGAAGATTGACAAAACCATCCACATTATGAAACCAACACTGAGGCCTAAACAGTTCCACTGGCACATCTCACCATTAATTATTTCCGTGAGATAACATACAGCACTTGCACCTTAACCCTCGCTGACAGaagataattatgtatataacctTGGTGCATGAAGAAGTTGACCAgtcttatattaataaatataattagcaCCTTTTTCAGAGAGGAATAGCTTATCACTCCTCAGTTACCTCAGCTGCTGTGATGAACACTAAACATCTGGCCCCGACGTGCAACCTCCCTCTGCAACATCCAGCTGTCCAAGAGATTGACGCAATTATGCTCTTACTGCAGAGCAAAACAGTGAAAAGCCTTATAATGCCTGCAGACTTCGAGATGGCTACAACAAATCCGTGCTGAGATTAGTAGAGAGTGGAGTGCCTCGCCAACATGCTGAACTGGTTCAGCTTTTCCCATCCAACATCCACGAGGATTTCGAAGATAAATCCTCATTCGAAAAGTCCTCAGCGCTAACAGCAGACGATCCCTTGGAAAACGCACGATCCTCATGTCCCTCTCCTCCTCCCGTCACCTTAaaaagactaaccataacaaatgGCAACCTTGCCAGGGAGTGGGTTGCAGTCTTGGATATAGGTTAGTTTTAATATGTTGTTTGAGACCTAGGTGATTCTCCCGTTCACCATCACCTGATACATTTCTTCCCTGCATTGTAGTATGCAGGATGGTCCTGAGTAGGCTGGAGAGAGGGGGGCTTGTATGCATCTATTCTTATCAATGCATACTTTGCTCTTTTAAGGTCTTCAGGGATGTATTCATTTCTTGCTACGTTGTATGTTGTCTTCGCCAGCATGATATTTTCTAGTGCTCTACGGACGTCTGGAAGAGTTGTGGGTTCTGTTGTGTTTTGAAAAAGTATGCTGGTATTGTTAATGCTTGGCAGTAGAGTGCTTCTGCCAGTGATGTGTTGAATGCTGCGTGCTGTTCTTAGTCCCAGGAAGACCCATGGTAATTCCTCTCTCCAACTCCCACCTTGACATATGGCGGTGAGTGCTGATTTGAGGAAGTGGTGCAGCTGCTCCACCATGCTGTttgcttctgggttgtatgctgttgtgtgaatgCATTTTGTCCAGAGGCTGGCAGCAAGGGAGCTCCATAAGGTGGAGGTGAAGTTAGCTCCTCTGTCACTTGTTATGTACTGCAGTGCTTCATGCCTGCTGACCCAGTCTATTAATGttttcacacaactctctgctgtctgctgccttacTGGTATTACTTCTGGCCACCTGGTGTTTCTGTTGATGATAGTGAAGAGATACCTGTACCTCTCAGAGGGGGGCAGGGGTCCCACAATGTCAACGTGGATGTGAGCCAGATGTCActgtgttgtctggaattctCCTATCCCCATTTCTGTGTGCCTCGTTATTTCTGAGGTTTGACATGGGAAGCATTCTCTTGCCTACTTTTTGATGTCGGCCTttattccccaccagatgtaccactcTGACAAGGTTTGGGCTGTGGATCTGCCTGATGGGTAGGACAGGTTGTGGGCgaggttgaaggctttctttctcaaccctaaCAGTAAGTATGGGCGAGGGTATCTGATACTCATCTCGCAGGTGATGGTCGTCTCTCTGTCGTTGATGCATAGGTCTCTCCATGTAAGGACGGGGTTCTCCTGCCGAAGTTGCTGTAGGTCCACGTTATCCTTTTGAGTCAATGCTATTTCGGGATATGATATCCCAATCTGGATGGTGTGATAGAGTTTCGGGAAAGGGCATTTGTCACATTGTTGTAAGAGCCCTTTAAGTATCTGATGTTGCAGGAGTGTTGCGCTATCGACAATAGTGACGCTGCTGTCTTGCTGATAACCCATCTCCGTTTTTGGTGAAGGCGTGTACCAGCGGTTGGTGGTCCATCTGCACCATGAATTGTTGTCCTTCTAGCATGCGTCAGAAGTGGAGgatggctctgtggactgccagCAACTCTAGGTCAAacgtggagtacttttgttctgctggtGATAACTTTTCACTGAGGAATGCCACTGGGTGACAACCATCGTCCGTGTCGCATTCAGGTACCACACCCATTGCTGTGCTACTTGTGTCTGTCATtagggtgagggacctatgggatAAGGAAAAgattagtgtggcagcagaggtgaTTACTCTTTTAGCTAGTGTGaagtcattattttgtttttcataccaacatagttttttaggttttccttttaagcAGTTATATATATTGGCCAATTATTTCAGCAAGGTTGGGTATGAAACAGTGGTAACAGTTAATCATTCTCTtgaattcttggactgctttgattgttgCTGGTTTTGGGAGGTTGGTGATTACTTGGACCTTCATTGGAGGGCTTGACACCTTTGGGGCTTTTttggtggcccaggaattccactatTGGTTTTCCCATTTGCATTTGTCTTTTTGGATtataagtccattttctttaagtatctgcAGGACCCTCTTGATGTCTCTCATGTGTTGTTTGatgttggggctgaatatcagtatGTCGTTGATGTAGACGATGCAGAAGGGTAGGTTGCCCAGGATTTTGTCCATTAGATGTTGAAGGTTGCACCTGGGTTCCGAAGGCCGaagcagctgtagttgaaggtgtatgtgCTGAAAGGGATGATAATGGcctttctttcatgtttttcgtgactgggacttggaagtatccctgTGAAAGGTCGagcttcataaatattttggtgccctccatctggttggttatgtcgGTGATGTTTGGCAGTGGGTACCTGtcaggtactgtcttgatgtTGAGCCTCCAGTAGTCACCACAGGGTTGCCATGTGccatcaggttttggtaccatgtgtaggGGACATGCCCAGGGGctgggggctttttggcatattcctgcccgTTCCATATCCCAGAAAGCTTGTTTGGTGTTGGATAGTTTTTCTGGGGCCATACTTCTAAAACGGGCGTGCACTGGGGGACCTTCAGTGGCTATGTGGTGCTGGATGTGGTGCTTTGCGGGTTTGGTCAGGTAGTGCTGCAGGTCGTCCTTAAATACCTCCAGGAACTCCTGTAAGAGGTGACTTTTCTCTGGTGCTGGAGTCGGCGTGAGTGGGGCTATGGGGGCAGGTCCCATGATCAGCTGCTGTTCTTACGTCTGCTGTGATGAATGTCCAGTTGTACTGATTCCCACCGAACGACAAATTCGTGGTCCTTTTCCTGCGTATTTCAGTGGGGCTCTGCTGGTAGTGTGCTGGTTGGCTGGCCAGTGTCAATCAGGAACTCCGTATTCGGTCTTTCGTCCACGATGAGAAAACACGACAAGTCTTTTTTgcttgtacctggaagaaagacagcagaaAGCAGGCACGGTTCTCTTACGAGTCAACTGGTCTGCCCACCGCTGACATTTATTTTGTTGGGTTGCTGCTGTGACCCCTTCGCATGTTTTTTGACATGCAGcagtcattttcacattttcgggCTTCACTCCCGAACCTCCAGTGGTAGAAACAAATTCCcttgggacattcttctattttgGGCTTGTACTTgggtttgtttttccacctggAGCTCTGGTAGCAGTGGATCACTGTCAGTCTCTATGTCGGTCTTCTGCTGTGGCTGTGGGGCAGCTGCTGCTACAGGTGGTTGTGTATGCTCCGTCAACTTGTGGGGCCAGGTGGACGGTGTCGACTGTCTTAACATCGAGGTCCATGGTTGATGCATTGGGGATGGCTGCTGGACTCCTATTGCCGCCCCTATGTTGTCTAGGGTTTCCTAGCTCTGATggcaggtggcatgctgaaggatgaccttAGTTGGGCCTTCAGTGTTTCATAGGTGACGGTTGTCTTTTGGTTGGCAAGCCATTCTGCGATCTGCTCGAAGACGGCGTCTGGCAGGAAACCGAGGACAGTGTTGGCTTTATGGGATGAAGAGGAGATCTTCTTAGACTGGAAGATGGTCTCCgctctgaagaaccaggcctctgggttgtgggttgtgaagggCAGTAGGGGTTGCTTGCTGCTGCAGCATTGTTGCTGGATGGGCTGGTGCTGGCGGTGAAGGCATCGGTCATCTTCGGGCTCACCAGCATAACGAGGTGGTGAGTAAGAGGCAGATCCAAAGTTAtctgatttattgaaaaaaaatctctgacaggtcaagaactctcatgagcgtaaaagtagcatttgacattagggaaaaacagagggaAGTCTAtgtacagtcagatgtgttttctcagaTCTGAAGAATGgctaacaattctatatacagtttaggaagagatttcaaatacatatggttgtgattggaaagcttgcagtgccttacatacattagtaattactgTTCTAACAAGGACAttaagtatcttctgaaaaaatgcataaaatattgtTTGAATCAGGAGTACTGGACCTGTTTTTCCTTAAAGTACTcggtgcgtcatgtagattttcttttgaagtgaggatgccctgagggtcccggCAACAGATCTGGACCTCACAACCTCATGGTTCGAGGTGTGCTGGCTAAGACCTTGTTCACCCCCTCTCACCTGCTTTACTATTCACTGTTCTTTATTCACCATTTTCTATTCATCATCTTTGTTTGCTCACCATTTTCTTCTCACCATCCCACACCTTAGCAGTGACGAAGGTGTTTTGGTGACTTTTCACCTTTCCTTTACGCTCTAAAATGCTGACGTTTGCTAGTTACCATCCAGCTATGAAAACAGTTGGGAAAGCCACTAAGCTTTTGCTTTGTCTTTAACACTTGATCAACACtaccatttcttctctctctctctctctctctgtgactcacCTTCTATAAGTTCACATGTCTTTATGCTTTATTCATGCATAACTTTTATGGATATTCTTATGAATACTCtatctgtaacatatatatatatatatatatatatatatatatatatatatatatatatatatatatatatatatatatatatataaatttctcatatataaaatatattgatagtATATCTTTCCAGAttgttatgtttgcatttataattattgcatgatttttttatatacaagaagcgatgtatgtaattttgatatacgAGAACTATTTTgcgttgttataataataattgtaaaatattgtTACTATTAGTATAAAATGTCtatttggatttcaaaagaattAATATCATAATAGCGGGAGAAGGTTACATCACTCAGCCTCATGTGACTGGGCAGTCACGAgatctcttttgttttgattagaGCAGTACGTCACATAAACAGACGAGATAAGAGAAGGGCGCTTGCCGCTTGGTCAAGCAAGCATTTTCTTGTTGGAGACACGAGTTGAATTATCCCATAGTCTTGGGTGCTTCTGAACATGTATTGTCTGTCTTAGTCAAGTCACATGGGCAGCATTGTATGGCATCATCTTTTGTCTCCGAGAGAGGGAGCGCGTGGCTATTACATCATCTAGTTTTCCGGACCTGTAGCATTCTGTTTATTGCATCGATTGTGTTGAGAGCTTGTCAAAAGCTCTGTTGATACGTATCCAGAAACGTTTTTGGAGTGAAGATGGCATCATTCAGTGACCATGGGgctttgggtttttttttattgaaaaagtaaatttgtcattctgaTTCTAGAAACCTTTTGTGCCAATTCCCTCTCTCTATATGTATCTTAGAAtccagttttgtgtaattttaaagtaaCATAATTTGTTATTCGTGGTCACTTGTGAGATCTATATAGACATTATAATAGCATATATATCAGTAATAGCGCCTATCAGAAAAGTGTATTTAGTGAATAGCAGCTGCAGCTGGTGAAAGCTTGTGAAAGGTATTGTAATATACAATtcataccatggtataataagagttttgataaaatactttagtgaatttattacaattttacaGTTTCCAGTTTTGCATGTTTGTATATTCTTAttgtgttttcaaattattaCTTGGTTTTCTTTCACATCTTAGCATTTCTTAATGGTTTATCttttgcttacttaattttgtttcacattttaacaattgtcgataattaattttgtttcatatctaaGTTCAAGGATTAATTAAAATTGTATTTCCAAGTAATGGTAATTTAATTGTGCAGtaatcataaattttaaattagaaataaacttttgcatttaaaatttttgcagtagtgtttcatttattgactaccAGTGATAGAATTAATTAACAGTTGTAAAATAAACTGCAGTGATAAAGtgttgttccttcagtttttgctGAAGTGACTCTTTATGCTGACTGACTCTAATCGAGGAGAGATAATTACAGTACTGGAGAAATGCCCTTTGatcaattttattacatattgatACCTCAATTGCTTTAATAAACTTTAGTATATTTCGATATCTCATATGGTTGATGAGCtttttaagagatcactgttgcctttagagtattcagtcgtatttttttatgagacttcaggtatctggctgtaagtgagaagttttgaattttatgattaGTAAGTGAAATatccaggtacttggaacacttcgtgaaaaaatgtatatatatatgtatatatatacatatatgtatatataacatatatatatgtatatatatatatatatatatatatatatatatatatatatatatatatatatatatatatatatatatatatatatatatatatatatatatatatatatatatatatatatatatatatatatatatatatatatatatatatatatatacacacacacacacacatatatatatatatatatatatatatatatatatatatatatatatatatatatatataatatatgtgtgtgtgtgtgtaattgtaatagccacaatgccctcttaacttctcgaattcttcgtgcttttttggatacgcttatcactgcaaagccttgagatccaagtacaagaaaaatATGGAGACACTATGATGTCTGGTAGTGGGAAAcaaacccgggtcccataatcacaatggAGTCATTTTGCTGACCTgatcacgagaaggataaaagtctattgcctctcatacatacatatacctgtcgttttcagatatatttattagagctggaatagacccatcctcaccatcgtagccaagttggcaataatttttttgctctttaggctgaaatatttatgtagaatctactggtcactttttaccagatacatatgtaattgtaatagccacaatgctcacttaatacatatgtaattgtaatagccacaatgctcacttaacttctcaaattcttcacgcttttttgtatacacttgtcactacaaagccctgagatccaagtgcaagaaatatgaagatattatgatgtctgatAGTAGGAAAcaaacccgggtcccataatcacaatggGGTCATGTTGCTGACCTGATcacgagagggataaaagtctattgcctctcatacatacatatacctgtcattttcagatatatttattacaactggaatagacccattctcaccatcatagccaagtgggcaataatttttttgctttttaggctgaaatatacagtatatgtagaatttactggtcactttttaccagatacatatgtaattgtaatagccacaatgccctcctaacttctcgaattttttgCGCCCTTTTGGATGTGCTTTTCACtgcaaagccttgagatccaagtgcaagaaatatgaagatattataatgtctggtagcaggaaacaaacccgggtcccataatgcCGACCTGATcataagaaggataaaagtctattgtctctcatacatgcacatacctgttgttttcagatatatttattagagctggaatagacccgtcctcaccattgtagccaaatgggcaatcatttttattgctttttaggctgaaatatatatgaggaatctactggtcactttttaccagatacatatgtaattgtaacagccacattgccctcttaacttctcgaattcttcgtgcttttttggatacgttagtcactacaaagccttaagatccaagtgcaagaaatatgaagatattatgatgtctgcTAGTGGGGAAACAAACCTGGGACCCATAATCACAGcagggtcacgttgccgacctgactatgagaaggataaaagtctactgtggctattacaattacttatttatatggtaaaaggtgaccagtagattctacatatatatttcagcctaaagaGCAAttaaaatgattgcccacttgtcTATAatagtgaggatgggtctattcagcttctcaggaataaggaaaaatgattcatGTTTCTTTCCACTTGCTTATTCTAGTCGAAAGACTGTTTCCTCACTTATCAGCcacgtcttcaggactaaattacaaattgacctacaaggtttttattactataTGCGTACTTTGCAGCTATGCCTAAAATCTAAACATGGTGTCATTAGGGTGCTGGATTTCTATTGGTCAGCTGGTCTCCTTGTCTTGTTAGTGGTCTGTGGATCAACAAGGGCATTTCTGCAACTCTGCAGCTTGCAGCAAAGGGTGGGTGGTAGGGAGTGATTCCCGTCTCTTGCTGTTAGTCTTAGTTTGCTTTGCTGTTAGTAGTTGTGTTCAGAGGAGTTCTGTTGTTTGTGCCTCCCTTtggattctcacagatgtcctGTA
Coding sequences:
- the LOC136831022 gene encoding uncharacterized protein, producing the protein MTDTSSTAMGVVPECDTDDGCHPVAFLSEKLSPAEQKYSTWTTNRWYTPSPKTEMGYQQDSSVTIVDSATLLQHQILKGLLQQCDKCPFPKLYHTIQIGISYPEIALTQKDNVDLQQLRQENPVLTWRDLCINDRETTITCEMSIRYPRPYLLLGLRKKAFNLAHNLSYPSGRSTAQTLSEWYIWWGIKADIKKNTRWPEVIPVRQQTAESCVKTLIDWVSRHEALQYITSDRGANFTSTLWSSLAASLWTKCIHTTAYNPEANSMVEQLHHFLKSALTAICQGGSWREELPWVFLGLRTARSIQHITGRSTLLPSINNTSILFQNTTEPTTLPDVRRALENIMLAKTTYNVARNEYIPEDLKRAKYALIRIDAYKPPSLQPTQDHPAYYNAGKKCIR